In Dyadobacter sp. CECT 9275, the following proteins share a genomic window:
- the hemE gene encoding uroporphyrinogen decarboxylase gives MKLKNDLILRAARGEQTERTPVWMMRQAGRILAEYRAVREKAGSFIKLATTPELAAEVTVQPVDLLGVDAAIIFSDILVVPEGMGLPYEMIEQRGPVFPQTVHTLGDLEKLRIADPEEHLGYVLEAIRITKKALDHRVPLIGFAGAPFTIFCYMTEGKGSKTFSVAKKHLYTDPLFSHALLQKITDSTIAYLKAQIAAGADLVQLFDSWAGILSPEQYREFSLPYIKQICDSITEVPVTVFAKGAFFAREEIGQLSCSVVGLDWNMDISESKKLIPDKTLQGNLDPCVLYASYDQIRTEVRKMIAQFGTHPYIANLGHGVYPDTDPDKVRCFIETVKEYSEK, from the coding sequence ATGAAATTGAAAAATGACCTTATACTTCGGGCGGCGCGGGGTGAACAAACTGAACGCACGCCCGTATGGATGATGCGCCAGGCGGGACGGATCCTGGCGGAATACAGAGCTGTACGGGAAAAAGCCGGTAGTTTTATAAAACTGGCCACCACCCCTGAACTGGCTGCGGAAGTGACGGTTCAGCCGGTGGATTTATTAGGAGTTGATGCTGCCATCATTTTTTCGGACATACTGGTGGTACCCGAAGGAATGGGGCTTCCTTATGAAATGATTGAACAGCGGGGTCCTGTTTTTCCTCAAACCGTCCATACTCTTGGCGATCTTGAAAAACTGCGCATTGCTGACCCAGAAGAGCATTTGGGTTATGTGCTGGAAGCAATCCGGATCACAAAAAAGGCGCTTGATCACCGGGTTCCTCTGATCGGGTTTGCCGGTGCTCCGTTCACAATTTTTTGCTATATGACCGAGGGAAAAGGTTCTAAAACTTTTTCGGTTGCCAAGAAACACTTGTATACCGATCCCCTGTTTTCGCATGCATTACTTCAGAAAATTACCGATAGTACCATTGCTTACCTCAAAGCACAGATAGCAGCCGGGGCGGATCTGGTACAGCTGTTTGATTCCTGGGCGGGCATTCTTTCTCCTGAGCAATACCGTGAGTTTTCGCTTCCGTATATCAAACAGATCTGTGATTCTATTACCGAGGTGCCTGTCACGGTTTTTGCCAAAGGTGCCTTTTTTGCAAGAGAGGAAATAGGCCAGCTGAGCTGTTCGGTGGTTGGGCTGGACTGGAATATGGATATTTCGGAATCAAAAAAGCTAATTCCAGACAAAACGCTTCAGGGAAATCTGGACCCCTGTGTACTGTATGCTTCCTATGACCAGATCAGAACGGAGGTAAGGAAAATGATCGCGCAGTTCGGAACTCATCCCTACATTGCTAATCTGGGACATGGGGTATATCCGGACACAGACCCCGACAAGGTAAGGTGTTTTATAGAAACGGTGAAGGAGTATTCGGAAAAATAG
- a CDS encoding D-glycero-alpha-D-manno-heptose-1,7-bisphosphate 7-phosphatase, protein MQKNKCVFLDRDGVLNEDLGDYLYKLDQLVIPSGVPEALRMLKNEGFLLIVITNQAGIAKGLYGPAEVYAIHEYMQRVSGNALDDIYFSPHHPLFSGMSLSRKPDSLLIEKAIAKYNIDPAQSWMIGDRDRDMQAGKKMGLSTIHILSGAERLAGDYAAENLWSAVSIILRQKN, encoded by the coding sequence ATGCAAAAGAATAAGTGTGTCTTCCTCGACCGGGACGGAGTCTTAAATGAAGACCTGGGGGATTATTTGTACAAGCTGGATCAACTCGTCATACCGTCCGGTGTACCCGAGGCACTAAGGATGTTGAAAAATGAGGGCTTTCTGCTCATTGTAATTACCAATCAGGCCGGAATAGCAAAAGGGCTTTACGGACCTGCAGAAGTATATGCCATTCATGAATATATGCAGCGGGTTTCGGGAAATGCGCTGGATGATATTTACTTTTCACCTCACCATCCTCTGTTTTCCGGGATGTCTCTTTCCAGAAAACCGGACTCGCTCCTGATTGAAAAAGCCATTGCAAAATATAATATTGACCCGGCTCAGTCCTGGATGATAGGAGACAGGGATCGGGATATGCAGGCAGGCAAAAAAATGGGGCTCAGCACCATACACATTCTCTCCGGTGCGGAAAGGCTTGCCGGAGACTATGCAGCAGAAAATTTATGGAGTGCAGTAAGTATTATTCTTCGGCAAAAAAATTAA